CTGGAACAGGTGAGGATGGCGAAACCAGCACTGGTGGCCCTGCTCAGGCAGGTGCAGGATGCTGCTCCCTTTTTAGCGCCGGTGCCGGCACAGGATCGTTATCCTGTATCCCATGCCCAGCGCAGGTTGTGGGTGCTTAGCCAGTTTGAGGGCGGCCTGGAAGCATATAATATTACGGCGCGGTTTTACCTGAAAGGGGCGATGGTGCCTGGTTTGCTGGAAGAGGCTTTCCGCCGGTGTATCCGCAGGCATGAAAGTTTGCGAACGGTATTCACAAATACTGATGGTGTGCCAGAACAGCGGATATTGGAAGATATCTGCTTCGTGCTGGAGCAGGAGGATATTTCCTCGGTGGCCGATCCTGTGACGGTGTTGAAAGCGGCGGCAGCGGCGCGTTGCCGGCAACAGTTCGATCTGGAGCAGGGGCCGTTGTTAAGCGTAAAGTTATACCTGGTGGCGATGGAGGAATACGCACTGATAGTTACTATTCATCATATCGTGAGTGATGGATGGTCGGTAGCGTTGCTGATGAAAGAAGTGATTACAGATTACGTGGCACTTACACAGGGCAAGCAGCCGGAAGTGATGCCATTGGTGTTACAATACAAGGAATTTGTGCAATGGCAGGATGCGCAGGTGAATGGCCACAAAGGCGCGGTTGCGGCGGATTTCTGGAAGCAGCAATTATCCGGTTTCGCTGATCCGCTGGAGTTGCCTTATGAACTTCCCCGGCCGGAAGTGCAATCTTTTGAAGGGGCGGTTTGCAAATATTACCTGGATAATGATTTTTATGCCAGCGTGCAGCGATTTTGTCAGCAGTTGCAGGTAACGCCATTTAACTTTTTTAATGCCACTATTGGAATTCTCTTACATAAATTTTCTGGTCAGCATGATATTACGATCGGTGTTCCGGTGGCGGGGCGCCATCATCCGGGGCTGGAGCAACAGGTGGGCCTGTATGTGAATACGCTTCCATTCCGAATGCATTTTGACCGGAAGCAGTCGTTCCGGGAATTTTTAAAGCAGTTAACGGCGCAGTGGTTTCAGATCATGGCACACCAGGATTACCCGTTGGACCGCATTATAGACGACTTACAGGTGCCACGTGAAAGTGGAAGGAACCCGCTGTTTGATGTGATGGTGACTTTGTTGGACACTAGTACTGGCGATAGCCATTTCCCGGATTTTCAGTTGGAGATGCTCGATAGCTATCTGCAAACAGGAGGAATGATTGCGCGGGAGGATGTTTTTGCCAAGACTGACCTGGCTTTCACGTTTGGTAATGATCCGGGTAATCGTTTTTACCTGGAGATAGAATATGCTTCGTCACTTTTTTCGCAGGCACGTATTGCCGGTTTTTATCAGGCATGGAAGTATGTGGTGACACAGGTAATGGAGGCGGCGGATATGAGTTTGTCGGCAATAGAAGTGGCTGCTGAGAGGGAGAGACAACAGGTATTGTATGATTTCAATCATACAGTGGCTGCATATCCGGAAGATAAAACGCTGGTGCATCTGTTTGCAGAACAGGTGGCCAAAGCACCTGACGCCATAGCACTGCTTTTTGAAGAAAATGTTTTTACCTATCAGCAGCTGGATGAGCATTCCAGCCAGCTGGCGCATTACCTGCGCAGTCAGTACGATATTAAAGCAGATGATGTAATAGGTGTACAACTGGAAAGAAGCGAACGGATGATCATCGCGTTGCTGGCGGTGCTGAAATCAGGCGGGGCTTATGTTCCCATTGATCCTGATTTTCCACAGGACCGTATCGATTACATTGTAGCCGATAGTGCCTGCAAAGTACTGATCGATGAAGCGGAACTGTTACGTTTTACATCAGTACAATCATCTTATGAGATAACAGCCCCTGTTATCATCAGCCAACCCCGTGATCTGGCTTATGTGATCTATACTTCTGGTTCTACTGGCCGGCCGAAAGGCTGTATGCTGGAGCATCGTGGCGTGGTAAACAGATTGGAGTGGATGTGGCAGCACTATCAGTTTAGTGCAGCAGACATCATCTTACAGAAGACCACCTTCACCTTTGATGTATCGGTATGGGAATTGTTCCTGCCGCTGTGCTGGGGCGCGCGTATGGTGTTGTGCCATAAAGATGATATCGGTGCACCGGAACGTTTACGTGCGTTGATTGAGCGTCATCAGGTGAGCTGCCTGCACTTTGTGCCGGGTATGTTCAATGCTTTTATCACTACTTTATTTGAAGAAGAACATATCACCACTGCACTGGGTAGTCTGCGATTGGTAGTTACCAGCGGTGAAGCACTATCAGCAGAAACGGTGCGCAGCTGGTATGAGCGCATGACCACACCTGTTCATAACCTGTACGGCCCTACGGAGGCCTCAGTGGATGTGACATACTATGCAACCCGGCCGGGGGATCAGCGCATCCCGATTGGCCGCCCTATCTGGAATACACAACTGTATATACTCGGCGCAGATAACACCGTACAGCCGATCGGCGTAACCGGTGAGATCTGCATCGGCGGCGACGGGCTTGCCCGTGGCTACCTGAACAAACCGGCACTGACTGCGGAGAAGTTTGTTGCGCACCCTTTTGAAGAAGGTCGGCGTATCTATCGTACCGGTGATATCGGTCGCTGGTTGCCGGATGGTAATATTGAATACCTCGGTCGTATAGATGACCAGGTGAAGATCCGTGGCTATCGCATAGAACTCGGCGAGATAGCAACAGTGCTGCATAGCCATCCTGATATTGATGCCGCGGTGGTGATAGCGAAAGCTGATCATACAGGCACGCTGAACCTGGTGGGGTATTTTATTGGTAAGAAACCTATCGCACTTGCAGAACTGCGGCAGTGGCTGGGAAGCAGCCTGCCTGCTTATATGATCCCGGCTTACTTCGTGCAGCTGGATAGCTTCCCGTTGAATGCCAGCGGTAAGATTGATCGCCGGCAGCTACCCGCTCCGGAAGACTTTGGATTAAATAGCGGAACTACGTATATACCTGCCCGTAATAACATAGAAGCGCAGTTAATAGCGATCTGGGAACAGGTATTAGGCAGGACGCCGATCGGTGTCAAAGATAATTTCTTTGACCTGGGAGGCCACAGCCTGAAAGCTACCCGGCTGGGAAGTCTGATCCATAAGACTTTCGATGTGAAGCTGCCGCTAAAGGAACTATTCTCCAACAGCATCCTGGAACAACAGGGGTTATT
This window of the Chitinophaga sp. Cy-1792 genome carries:
- a CDS encoding non-ribosomal peptide synthetase; translation: MNTSAIIAALKQHNVVPRLDGDQLKLVGETDTLPGALLEQVRMAKPALVALLRQVQDAAPFLAPVPAQDRYPVSHAQRRLWVLSQFEGGLEAYNITARFYLKGAMVPGLLEEAFRRCIRRHESLRTVFTNTDGVPEQRILEDICFVLEQEDISSVADPVTVLKAAAAARCRQQFDLEQGPLLSVKLYLVAMEEYALIVTIHHIVSDGWSVALLMKEVITDYVALTQGKQPEVMPLVLQYKEFVQWQDAQVNGHKGAVAADFWKQQLSGFADPLELPYELPRPEVQSFEGAVCKYYLDNDFYASVQRFCQQLQVTPFNFFNATIGILLHKFSGQHDITIGVPVAGRHHPGLEQQVGLYVNTLPFRMHFDRKQSFREFLKQLTAQWFQIMAHQDYPLDRIIDDLQVPRESGRNPLFDVMVTLLDTSTGDSHFPDFQLEMLDSYLQTGGMIAREDVFAKTDLAFTFGNDPGNRFYLEIEYASSLFSQARIAGFYQAWKYVVTQVMEAADMSLSAIEVAAERERQQVLYDFNHTVAAYPEDKTLVHLFAEQVAKAPDAIALLFEENVFTYQQLDEHSSQLAHYLRSQYDIKADDVIGVQLERSERMIIALLAVLKSGGAYVPIDPDFPQDRIDYIVADSACKVLIDEAELLRFTSVQSSYEITAPVIISQPRDLAYVIYTSGSTGRPKGCMLEHRGVVNRLEWMWQHYQFSAADIILQKTTFTFDVSVWELFLPLCWGARMVLCHKDDIGAPERLRALIERHQVSCLHFVPGMFNAFITTLFEEEHITTALGSLRLVVTSGEALSAETVRSWYERMTTPVHNLYGPTEASVDVTYYATRPGDQRIPIGRPIWNTQLYILGADNTVQPIGVTGEICIGGDGLARGYLNKPALTAEKFVAHPFEEGRRIYRTGDIGRWLPDGNIEYLGRIDDQVKIRGYRIELGEIATVLHSHPDIDAAVVIAKADHTGTLNLVGYFIGKKPIALAELRQWLGSSLPAYMIPAYFVQLDSFPLNASGKIDRRQLPAPEDFGLNSGTTYIPARNNIEAQLIAIWEQVLGRTPIGVKDNFFDLGGHSLKATRLGSLIHKTFDVKLPLKELFSNSILEQQGLLIAASRKTIFSQIAAAPQLASYPLSSSQRRLWVLSQFEEGSVAYNMPGVYTLTGALDIARLEAAFNTLIARHEILRTVFKEEESGVRQYILTSIDFKIAALTDISTFCYTPFDLSAGPLLRAAVGEVSAGEWVFVYVMHHIISDGWSMGVLIKELLHIYHDNSPLPVLPLQYKDYAVWQQSGSDVLSQAYWLEQFSGELPVLELPADKPRPAVKTYHGGLVQKQLALTGLQSLLQSTGSTLFMGLVAAVNALLYRYSGQEDIILGSPVAGREHADLEGQIGFYVNTLALRTRFSGSNSYLQLLEQVRQVTMSAYEHQSYPFDELVDALPLKRDMSRSPLFDVMVVLQETDINALIAQSSGTLQIKPYEEAIDPVSKFDLSFEFVTAGTQLQLSIIYNSDIYTAVTANALLQHFEQLLHAIVESPDGSLNQLDYLSAAEKTQLLHGFNNTAAPYPEDKTLVHLFAEQVAKAPDAIALLFEENVFTYQQLDEHSSQLAHYLRSQYDIKADDVIGVQLERSERMIIALLAVLKSGGAYVPIDPDFPQDRIDYIVADSACKVLIDEAELLRFASVQSSYDITAPVIISQPRDLAYVIYTSGSTGRPKGCMLEHRGVVNRLEWMWQHYQFSAADIILQKTTFTFDVSVWELFLPLCWGVRMVLCHKDDIGAPERLRALIARHQVSCLHFVPGMFNAFITTL